The proteins below are encoded in one region of Pseudomonas entomophila L48:
- a CDS encoding acetyl-CoA hydrolase/transferase family protein, producing MYRDRIRLSSLHSKVMSAADAAGLIQDGMTVGMSGFTRAGEAKAVPHALAERAKQSPLKISLMTGASLGNDLDKQLTEAGVLARRMPFQVDSTLRKAINDGKVMFIDQHLSETVEQLRNKQLTLPDIAVIEAVAITEQGHIVPTTSVGNSASFAIFAKQVIVEINLSHNANLEGLHDIYIPTYRPTRTPIPLVKVDDRIGSTAIPIDPAKIVGIVISDQPDSPSTVLPPDHETQGIADHLIAFLKGEVDAGRMSNNLGPLQAGIGSIANAVMCGLIESPFENLTMYSEVLQDSTFDLIDAGKLSFASGSSITLSSRRNADVFGNLERYKDKLVLRPQEISNHPEVVRRLGIIGINTALEFDIYGNVNSTHVCGTKMMNGIGGSGDFARNAHLAIFVTKSIAKGGAISSVVPMVSHVDHTEHDVDILVTEVGLADLRGLAPRERARVIIDNCVHPDYRAALNDYFERACQRGGHTPHILREALSWHENLEETGRMLVG from the coding sequence ATGTACCGTGATCGTATCCGCTTGTCCTCCCTGCACAGCAAGGTAATGAGTGCGGCTGATGCCGCTGGCCTGATCCAGGACGGCATGACCGTCGGCATGAGCGGTTTCACCCGCGCCGGCGAAGCCAAGGCCGTGCCCCACGCACTGGCCGAGCGCGCGAAACAGTCGCCGCTGAAGATCAGCCTGATGACCGGCGCCAGCCTGGGCAATGACCTGGACAAGCAACTGACCGAAGCCGGCGTGCTGGCGCGGCGCATGCCGTTCCAGGTCGACAGCACCCTGCGCAAGGCCATTAATGACGGCAAGGTGATGTTCATTGACCAGCACCTGTCGGAAACCGTCGAGCAGCTGCGCAACAAACAGCTCACCCTGCCGGATATCGCGGTCATCGAAGCGGTGGCGATCACCGAACAGGGCCACATCGTGCCGACCACTTCCGTCGGCAACTCGGCCAGCTTCGCGATCTTCGCCAAGCAAGTCATCGTCGAGATCAACCTGTCGCACAATGCCAACCTCGAAGGCCTGCACGACATCTATATCCCGACCTACCGCCCGACCCGCACCCCGATCCCGCTGGTGAAAGTCGACGACCGCATCGGCAGCACCGCCATCCCGATCGACCCGGCCAAGATCGTCGGTATCGTCATCAGCGACCAGCCGGACTCGCCGTCCACCGTGCTGCCGCCTGACCACGAGACCCAGGGCATCGCCGACCACCTGATCGCCTTCCTCAAAGGCGAAGTGGACGCCGGCCGCATGAGCAACAACCTCGGCCCGCTGCAGGCCGGCATCGGCAGCATCGCCAACGCGGTGATGTGCGGCCTGATCGAGTCGCCGTTCGAAAACCTGACCATGTACTCCGAAGTGCTGCAGGACTCGACCTTCGACTTGATCGACGCTGGCAAGCTGAGCTTCGCCTCGGGCAGCTCGATCACCCTGTCGAGCCGCCGCAACGCCGATGTGTTCGGCAACCTGGAGCGCTACAAGGACAAGCTGGTGCTGCGCCCGCAGGAGATCTCCAACCACCCTGAAGTGGTGCGTCGCCTGGGGATCATCGGCATCAACACGGCGCTGGAGTTCGACATCTACGGCAACGTCAACTCCACCCACGTCTGTGGCACCAAGATGATGAACGGCATCGGTGGCTCGGGTGACTTCGCCCGCAACGCCCACCTGGCGATCTTCGTCACCAAGTCGATCGCCAAGGGCGGCGCGATTTCCAGCGTGGTGCCGATGGTCAGCCACGTCGACCACACCGAGCATGACGTGGACATCCTGGTGACCGAGGTGGGCCTGGCCGACCTGCGTGGCCTGGCGCCCCGCGAGCGCGCCCGGGTGATCATCGACAACTGCGTGCACCCGGACTACCGCGCCGCGCTGAACGACTACTTCGAGCGCGCCTGCCAGCGCGGTGGCCATACGCCGCACATCCTGCGCGAGGCCTTGAGCTGGCACGAGAATCTGGAAGAGACCGGGCGCATGCTCGTCGGCTGA
- a CDS encoding NAD(P)(+) transhydrogenase (Re/Si-specific) subunit beta, with product MSMNLVTLLYLVASICFIQALKGLSHPTTSRRGNLFGMIGMGIAILTTVGLIYKLGAELATAGIGYVIVGLLIGGTAGSIMAKRVEMTKMPELVAFMHSMIGLAAVFIAIAAVLEPQSLGIVASISDPIPTGNRLELFLGAAIGAITFSGSVIAFGKLSGKYKFRLFQGAPVQFAGQHKLNLILGLATIALGLLFTFTGHYSAFTLMLALAFVMGVLIIIPIGGADMPVVVSMLNSYSGWAAAGIGFSLNNSMLIIAGSLVGSSGAILSYIMCKAMNRSFFNVILGGFGGDTDTGATQGSKEQRPVKSGSADDATFLLSNADSVIIVPGYGLAVARAQHALKELTEKLTHNGVTVKYAIHPVAGRMPGHMNVLLAEAEVPYDQVFEMEDINAEFGQADVVLVLGANDVVNPAAKNDPKSPIAGMPILEAFKAKTIIVNKRSMASGYAGLDNELFYLDKTMMVFGDAKKVIEDMVKAVD from the coding sequence ATGAGCATGAATCTGGTAACGCTTCTGTACCTGGTCGCCTCGATCTGCTTCATCCAGGCGCTCAAGGGCCTCTCGCACCCGACCACCTCACGCCGCGGCAACCTGTTCGGCATGATCGGCATGGGGATCGCGATCCTCACCACGGTCGGGCTCATCTACAAGCTGGGCGCCGAACTGGCTACCGCCGGCATCGGCTATGTGATCGTCGGCCTGCTGATCGGCGGCACCGCCGGCTCGATCATGGCCAAGCGCGTCGAGATGACCAAGATGCCCGAGCTGGTCGCCTTCATGCACAGCATGATCGGCCTGGCCGCGGTGTTCATCGCCATCGCCGCCGTGCTCGAACCGCAATCGCTGGGCATCGTCGCCAGCATCAGCGACCCGATCCCCACCGGCAACCGCCTGGAACTGTTCCTGGGCGCGGCCATCGGTGCTATCACCTTCTCGGGTTCTGTGATCGCCTTCGGCAAGCTGTCGGGCAAGTACAAGTTCCGCCTGTTCCAAGGCGCACCGGTACAGTTCGCCGGCCAGCACAAGCTGAACCTGATCCTGGGCCTGGCGACCATCGCCCTTGGGCTGCTGTTCACCTTCACCGGCCACTACAGCGCCTTCACCCTGATGCTGGCCCTGGCCTTCGTCATGGGCGTGCTGATCATCATCCCGATCGGCGGCGCCGACATGCCGGTGGTGGTGTCGATGCTCAACAGCTATTCGGGCTGGGCGGCGGCCGGGATCGGCTTCTCGCTGAACAACTCGATGCTGATCATCGCAGGTTCCCTGGTGGGCTCCAGCGGTGCGATCCTCTCGTACATCATGTGCAAGGCGATGAACCGCTCGTTCTTCAACGTCATCCTCGGTGGCTTCGGCGGCGATACCGATACCGGCGCGACGCAGGGCTCGAAGGAGCAGCGCCCGGTGAAGTCCGGCTCGGCCGACGACGCCACCTTCCTGCTGAGCAACGCCGACAGCGTGATCATTGTCCCCGGCTATGGCCTGGCGGTGGCCCGCGCCCAGCACGCGCTCAAGGAACTGACCGAGAAGCTGACCCACAACGGTGTGACCGTGAAGTACGCGATCCACCCGGTGGCAGGGCGCATGCCCGGGCACATGAACGTGCTGCTGGCCGAGGCCGAGGTGCCGTACGACCAGGTGTTCGAGATGGAAGACATCAACGCCGAGTTCGGCCAGGCCGACGTGGTACTGGTGCTGGGCGCCAACGACGTGGTCAACCCGGCGGCGAAGAACGATCCGAAGTCGCCGATCGCCGGCATGCCGATCCTCGAAGCCTTCAAGGCCAAGACCATCATCGTCAACAAGCGCTCCATGGCCAGCGGCTACGCCGGCCTGGACAACGAACTGTTCTACCTGGACAAGACCATGATGGTGTTCGGTGACGCGAAGAAGGTCATCGAGGACATGGTCAAGGCAGTGGACTGA
- a CDS encoding DUF2388 domain-containing protein: protein MSRNHLFGAALLLVFTGAANATSFVVTTDAVVGAVAATTDATSDISSSFRDDKIVQAARDDAASFVGSEGAIRGAKLESAFVHIRQQLPELQASDAQLARAILAL, encoded by the coding sequence ATGTCCCGTAATCATCTGTTTGGCGCCGCCCTGTTGCTGGTCTTCACCGGCGCAGCCAATGCCACCAGCTTCGTCGTCACCACCGATGCCGTGGTGGGCGCCGTCGCCGCCACCACCGATGCCACCTCCGACATTTCCTCGTCGTTCCGTGACGACAAGATCGTCCAGGCCGCCCGCGACGATGCCGCCAGCTTCGTTGGCAGCGAAGGCGCGATTCGCGGCGCCAAGCTGGAAAGCGCATTTGTGCACATCCGCCAGCAACTGCCTGAGCTGCAAGCCAGCGACGCCCAACTGGCACGCGCCATCCTCGCGCTCTGA
- a CDS encoding DUF1127 domain-containing protein, protein MERTLSSDLVFENAQASNAALPLRVLSTLVLWQRRMASRRQLARLDSRLLADAGISESQRYEELSKPFWR, encoded by the coding sequence ATGGAACGTACCCTCAGTTCCGACCTGGTTTTCGAAAACGCCCAAGCTTCCAACGCCGCCCTGCCGCTGCGCGTCCTGTCCACCCTGGTACTGTGGCAGCGCCGCATGGCCAGCCGCCGCCAACTGGCGCGCCTGGACTCCCGCCTGCTGGCCGACGCCGGTATTAGCGAGTCGCAGCGCTACGAAGAGCTGAGCAAGCCGTTCTGGCGCTAA
- a CDS encoding acyl-CoA dehydrogenase, giving the protein MAGKASFNWIDPLLLDQQLTEEERMVRDSAYQFAQDKLAPRVLEAFRHEQTDPAIFREMGEVGLLGATIPEQYGGSGLNYVCYGLIAREVERIDSGYRSMMSVQSSLVMVPINEFGTEAQKQKYLPKLASGEWIGCFGLTEPNHGSDPGSMITRARKVDGGYRLTGSKMWITNSPIADVFVVWAKDDAGDIRGFVLEKGWAGLSAPAIHGKVGLRASITGEIVMDNVFVPEENIFPDVRGLKGPFTCLNSARYGISWGALGAAEACWHTARQYTLDRQQFGRPLAANQLIQKKLADMQTEITLALQGCLRLGRMKDEGTAAVEITSIMKRNSCGKALDIARMARDMLGGNGISDEFGVARHLVNLEVVNTYEGTHDVHALILGRAQTGIQAFY; this is encoded by the coding sequence ATGGCCGGTAAAGCAAGCTTCAACTGGATCGACCCGCTGCTGCTGGACCAGCAGCTCACTGAAGAAGAGCGCATGGTCCGCGACAGCGCTTATCAGTTCGCCCAGGACAAGTTGGCGCCACGTGTGCTCGAAGCTTTCCGCCATGAGCAGACCGATCCTGCGATCTTTCGCGAGATGGGCGAAGTCGGCCTGCTGGGCGCGACCATCCCCGAGCAGTACGGTGGCAGCGGCCTCAACTATGTGTGCTATGGCCTGATCGCCCGTGAAGTGGAGCGCATCGACTCCGGTTACCGCTCAATGATGAGCGTGCAGTCGTCACTGGTGATGGTGCCGATCAACGAGTTCGGCACCGAGGCCCAGAAGCAGAAGTACCTGCCCAAGCTGGCCAGCGGCGAGTGGATCGGTTGCTTCGGCCTGACCGAGCCCAACCATGGTTCCGACCCAGGCTCGATGATTACCCGTGCGCGCAAGGTCGATGGTGGCTATCGCCTGACCGGCTCGAAGATGTGGATTACCAACAGCCCGATTGCCGATGTGTTCGTGGTGTGGGCCAAGGATGATGCCGGTGACATTCGCGGCTTCGTCCTGGAGAAAGGCTGGGCGGGCCTCAGCGCTCCGGCGATTCACGGCAAGGTCGGCCTGCGCGCTTCGATCACCGGCGAAATTGTCATGGACAACGTGTTCGTGCCGGAAGAGAACATCTTCCCTGATGTTCGCGGCCTGAAGGGGCCGTTCACCTGCCTGAACTCGGCCCGCTATGGCATCTCCTGGGGTGCGCTGGGCGCCGCCGAGGCTTGCTGGCACACCGCGCGCCAGTACACCCTCGACCGCCAGCAGTTCGGTCGCCCATTGGCCGCCAACCAGCTGATCCAGAAGAAACTGGCCGACATGCAGACCGAGATCACCCTCGCCCTGCAAGGCTGCCTGCGCCTAGGGCGGATGAAGGATGAAGGCACCGCGGCGGTGGAAATTACCTCGATCATGAAGCGCAACTCCTGCGGCAAGGCGCTGGATATCGCCCGGATGGCCCGTGACATGCTTGGCGGCAATGGCATCTCCGACGAGTTCGGCGTGGCCCGCCACCTGGTCAACCTCGAGGTGGTCAACACCTATGAAGGCACCCATGACGTGCATGCGCTGATCCTGGGGCGTGCGCAGACCGGCATCCAGGCGTTCTATTGA
- a CDS encoding DUF2388 domain-containing protein, translating to MRYLLPLLFALAGVGSAHAMDATTQAPFLTGFVTSQVTSAPFDRKLILGARDDAAAFVASDGLIRGARLQAALNTLRQGCARHSVGDLELAEAILVQ from the coding sequence ATGCGTTATCTGTTGCCATTGCTGTTCGCCCTCGCCGGCGTGGGAAGCGCCCATGCCATGGACGCCACCACCCAGGCACCCTTCCTGACCGGCTTCGTTACCAGCCAGGTGACCAGCGCACCGTTCGACCGCAAGTTGATCCTGGGTGCCCGGGATGATGCGGCCGCCTTTGTTGCCAGTGATGGCCTGATTCGTGGCGCGCGCCTGCAGGCAGCGCTCAACACACTGCGCCAGGGCTGCGCCCGGCACTCCGTCGGCGACCTTGAACTGGCCGAAGCGATTCTCGTCCAATAA
- a CDS encoding DUF2388 domain-containing protein, with protein MRKPLIAATLGMLLLADLAQAHTLVATSNIIVRAFGRSIDFTSDTTTSIRDSKVVREAHDDAASFVASNGDIRGAQLEAAFDTLRARVPEARDASDQVLAEAILAL; from the coding sequence ATGCGTAAACCGCTGATCGCCGCCACCCTCGGCATGCTGCTACTGGCCGACCTTGCCCAGGCCCACACCCTGGTGGCCACCAGCAATATCATCGTCCGTGCCTTCGGCCGTTCGATCGACTTCACCTCTGATACCACTACCTCGATCCGCGATTCGAAGGTCGTGCGCGAAGCCCATGACGACGCCGCCAGCTTCGTCGCCAGCAACGGCGACATCCGCGGCGCCCAGCTCGAAGCGGCGTTCGACACCCTGCGTGCCCGCGTGCCTGAAGCGCGCGATGCCAGCGACCAGGTCCTGGCCGAAGCCATCCTCGCCCTGTGA
- a CDS encoding NAD(P) transhydrogenase subunit alpha has protein sequence MEDMLISHGIYNLIIFVLAIYVGYHVVWNVTPALHTPLMAVTNAISAIVIVGAMLAAALTVTPAGKVMGTLAVALAAVNVFGGFLVTRRMLEMFKKKTKNEAQK, from the coding sequence ATGGAAGACATGCTGATTTCCCACGGCATCTACAACCTGATCATCTTCGTGCTGGCCATCTACGTGGGCTACCACGTGGTGTGGAACGTCACCCCGGCCCTGCACACGCCGTTGATGGCGGTCACCAACGCCATTTCCGCGATCGTCATCGTCGGCGCCATGCTGGCCGCCGCGCTGACCGTCACCCCGGCCGGCAAGGTGATGGGCACCCTGGCCGTGGCGCTGGCCGCGGTCAACGTGTTCGGTGGCTTCCTGGTCACCCGCCGCATGCTGGAAATGTTCAAGAAGAAAACCAAGAACGAGGCGCAGAAGTAA
- a CDS encoding LysR family transcriptional regulator has product MRRKIPSTTALVCFEAAARHESFTKAAQELALTQGAVCRQIGGLEAFLNVELFRRSRRGVKLTEAGLSYSRQVASQLDAVERDTLSVMRQQGANVIELAVVPTFGTQWLLPRLKDFQQRHPEVTVNLTNRTRPFLFADTPFDAAIYFGDADWSGTQAHRLMGENPMPVCSPALLGGQGSLDAGRIAELPLLQQTTRPYAWRQWFDGLGMSVERDMTGPRYELFSMLAQAAMHEMGIALIPPFLIQRELEEGRLVVANRHALASDKAYHLMIPERKVESASLRAFRDWLVAQAQQYTAKN; this is encoded by the coding sequence ATGCGCCGCAAGATCCCCAGCACCACGGCCCTGGTCTGCTTCGAAGCGGCCGCCCGGCACGAGAGTTTCACCAAGGCCGCCCAGGAGCTGGCCCTGACCCAGGGCGCCGTCTGTCGGCAGATCGGTGGGCTGGAAGCCTTCCTCAATGTGGAACTGTTCCGTCGCTCGCGGCGGGGCGTGAAGTTGACTGAGGCCGGGTTGTCCTACAGTCGCCAGGTGGCCTCGCAGCTGGACGCGGTGGAGCGCGACACGCTGTCGGTGATGCGCCAGCAAGGCGCTAACGTGATCGAGCTGGCGGTCGTGCCGACGTTCGGCACCCAGTGGCTGCTGCCTCGCCTCAAGGACTTCCAGCAACGCCACCCGGAAGTCACGGTCAACCTTACCAACCGCACCCGCCCGTTCCTGTTCGCCGACACGCCCTTTGACGCCGCCATCTACTTCGGTGACGCCGACTGGTCGGGTACCCAGGCGCACCGGCTGATGGGCGAGAACCCGATGCCCGTGTGCAGCCCGGCATTGCTGGGCGGGCAGGGCAGCCTCGACGCGGGGCGGATCGCCGAACTGCCCCTGCTGCAGCAGACCACACGGCCCTACGCCTGGCGGCAGTGGTTCGACGGTCTCGGCATGAGCGTGGAGCGCGACATGACCGGCCCGCGCTATGAACTATTCTCCATGCTGGCCCAGGCGGCGATGCACGAGATGGGGATCGCGCTGATCCCGCCGTTCCTGATCCAGCGCGAGTTGGAGGAGGGCAGGCTGGTGGTCGCTAACAGGCATGCCCTGGCCAGCGACAAGGCCTACCATCTGATGATCCCCGAGCGAAAGGTCGAATCTGCGTCATTGCGGGCCTTCCGCGACTGGCTGGTGGCCCAGGCCCAGCAATATACGGCGAAGAACTAG
- a CDS encoding DUF4105 domain-containing protein, whose translation MKRARAWLLGCVLTLLGTPALADLQLVLQAEGLDPQQHQASQALLDEAMAKLPPRFKQQLDRRILVSWSERMPEDAYGQASPVATLDLNRRLLPSLADGSAAREKTNRPHGTVREELLATVLHELTHIYDRARLWPAAERQVISRCKRQQGTLGKVGLPEDCRGQAERRFTLSDDPRLLDLAGWPQYVGRRGEREQHNGQLVRSPDSYELSSPKEFIAVNMEYFLLDPSYGCRRPALNQYLRDHFGWAPQQDACAKGLPFLNAGNDFARQPLGEIDPERVYEVDYLLAEANQNWVSRWGHSMLRLVICAPGRPRGPACRLDLDQHLVLSYRAFVNDVQLSSWDGLVGAYPSRLFVLPLGQVIDEYTKTELRSLASVPIKLSRAEIENLVRQAAEMHWSYDGNYYFLSNNCAVESLKLLRSGTGNPGFNDLDSIMPNGLLEVMKGRGLADTRVLDDPREALRLGYRFDSYRDRYQAMFDVLRKHLPIKQTAVEDWLALDAEQRRQWFDRADLRTSAALLLLEQASLRRQLLLAQDEVKQRYLNGRALKDGSFDKANETLQAMLANSGFLSRPAELLGAGGYGLPQPEERKQLEQVSSERQAQLLRLSTDLDQQVRALLGPERGRAIKAVEANIKQVGEHLRALHKAAGGLQLP comes from the coding sequence GTGAAGCGCGCGCGTGCCTGGCTGCTCGGCTGCGTCCTGACGCTGCTCGGCACGCCCGCCCTGGCTGACCTGCAGCTCGTGCTGCAGGCTGAAGGCCTAGATCCGCAACAACATCAAGCCAGCCAGGCCCTGCTCGACGAAGCCATGGCCAAGCTGCCACCGCGCTTCAAGCAACAGTTGGACCGGCGCATCCTGGTCAGCTGGAGCGAGCGCATGCCCGAGGACGCCTATGGCCAGGCGTCGCCAGTCGCCACGCTGGACCTCAACCGGCGCCTGCTGCCCAGCCTCGCCGATGGCAGCGCTGCCCGCGAGAAGACCAACCGCCCCCATGGCACGGTCCGCGAAGAACTGTTGGCCACGGTCCTGCATGAGCTGACCCACATCTACGACCGCGCCCGCCTGTGGCCGGCCGCCGAGCGCCAGGTGATCTCGCGCTGCAAGCGCCAGCAGGGCACGCTCGGCAAGGTCGGACTGCCGGAAGACTGCCGAGGCCAGGCCGAACGACGTTTCACCTTGAGTGACGACCCACGCCTGCTCGACCTGGCCGGCTGGCCGCAATACGTCGGCCGCCGTGGCGAGCGCGAGCAGCACAACGGTCAACTCGTGCGCAGCCCGGACAGCTACGAGCTGAGCAGCCCGAAAGAGTTCATCGCGGTCAACATGGAGTACTTCCTCCTCGACCCCAGCTATGGCTGCCGCCGCCCGGCACTGAACCAGTACCTGCGCGACCACTTCGGTTGGGCGCCGCAACAGGACGCCTGCGCCAAGGGGCTGCCGTTCCTCAACGCCGGCAACGACTTCGCCCGTCAGCCACTCGGCGAGATCGATCCCGAACGGGTCTATGAGGTCGACTACCTGCTGGCCGAAGCCAACCAGAACTGGGTCAGCCGCTGGGGCCACAGCATGTTGCGCCTGGTAATCTGCGCCCCTGGCCGGCCACGTGGGCCGGCATGCCGGCTCGACCTCGACCAGCACCTGGTGCTGTCGTACCGTGCCTTCGTCAACGATGTGCAGCTGTCCAGCTGGGACGGCCTGGTCGGCGCCTACCCCTCGCGCCTGTTCGTGCTGCCACTGGGGCAGGTGATCGACGAGTACACCAAGACCGAACTGCGCAGCCTGGCCTCGGTACCGATCAAGCTCAGCCGCGCTGAAATCGAGAACCTGGTGCGCCAGGCCGCTGAAATGCACTGGAGCTATGACGGCAACTACTACTTCCTGTCCAACAACTGCGCGGTGGAGTCGCTTAAGCTGCTACGCAGCGGCACCGGTAATCCTGGTTTCAACGACCTGGACAGCATCATGCCCAATGGCCTGCTCGAGGTCATGAAGGGCAGGGGGCTGGCCGATACCCGCGTGCTGGACGACCCAAGGGAAGCATTGCGCCTGGGTTATCGCTTCGACTCCTACCGCGACCGCTACCAGGCCATGTTCGACGTGCTGCGCAAGCATCTGCCGATCAAGCAGACCGCCGTGGAGGACTGGCTGGCCCTGGACGCCGAACAGCGCCGCCAGTGGTTCGACCGCGCCGACCTGCGCACCAGCGCCGCCTTGCTGCTGCTCGAGCAGGCCAGCCTGCGGCGCCAGCTGTTGCTGGCCCAGGACGAGGTCAAGCAACGCTACCTGAATGGCCGCGCGCTCAAGGACGGCAGCTTCGACAAGGCCAATGAGACCCTGCAGGCGATGCTGGCCAACAGTGGCTTCCTCAGCCGCCCGGCTGAGTTGCTGGGGGCCGGTGGCTATGGTTTGCCACAACCTGAAGAGCGCAAGCAGCTGGAGCAGGTGAGCAGCGAACGCCAGGCACAGCTGCTGCGCCTGAGCACCGACCTGGACCAGCAGGTGAGGGCGCTGCTGGGGCCGGAGCGGGGCCGGGCGATCAAGGCGGTGGAAGCCAATATCAAGCAAGTGGGTGAGCACCTGCGGGCCTTGCACAAGGCCGCCGGGGGCCTGCAACTGCCGTGA
- a CDS encoding Re/Si-specific NAD(P)(+) transhydrogenase subunit alpha, with protein MHIGVPLETQTGETRVAATPETIKKLVGQGHQVTVQRGAGLNASIPDSAYEAVGAKLGEATDAFGAQLVLKVVAPNDQELALINSGSLLVGMLNPFNSELIGKMAERGVTAFALEAAPRTSRAQSLDVLSSQANIAGYKAVLLAAHHYPRFMPMLMTAAGTVKAARVLILGAGVAGLQAIATAKRLGAVIEASDVRPAVKEQIESLGAKFIDVPYETDEERECAEGVGGYARPMPASWMQRQAQAVHERAKQADIVITTALIPGRKAPTLLSAETVAQMKPGSVVIDLAAAQGGNCPLTVADQVVQANGVIIVGPTNLPAQVGADASALYARNLLDFMKLLFDKDGNLVINLEDDIVAACLMCRDGQVVRKNG; from the coding sequence GTGCACATTGGTGTTCCTCTCGAGACGCAGACGGGTGAGACAAGGGTCGCCGCGACCCCGGAAACCATCAAGAAACTGGTAGGCCAGGGCCATCAGGTCACCGTGCAACGGGGGGCAGGGCTCAACGCCAGCATTCCGGACAGTGCCTATGAGGCCGTGGGCGCCAAGCTAGGCGAAGCCACCGACGCATTCGGCGCGCAGCTGGTGCTCAAGGTGGTCGCGCCCAACGACCAGGAACTGGCGCTGATCAACAGCGGCAGCCTGCTGGTGGGCATGCTCAACCCCTTCAACAGCGAACTGATCGGCAAGATGGCCGAACGCGGCGTCACCGCCTTCGCCCTGGAAGCCGCGCCACGCACTTCACGGGCCCAGAGCCTTGACGTGCTGTCGTCCCAGGCCAACATCGCCGGCTACAAGGCCGTGCTGCTGGCCGCCCATCACTACCCGCGCTTCATGCCCATGCTGATGACTGCCGCTGGCACCGTGAAGGCCGCCCGCGTGCTGATCCTCGGCGCCGGCGTCGCCGGCCTGCAGGCCATCGCCACGGCCAAGCGCCTGGGTGCGGTGATCGAAGCGTCGGATGTGCGCCCGGCGGTGAAGGAGCAGATCGAATCGCTGGGGGCCAAGTTCATCGACGTGCCCTACGAGACCGATGAAGAGCGCGAATGCGCCGAAGGTGTCGGCGGTTATGCCCGACCCATGCCCGCCAGCTGGATGCAACGCCAGGCCCAGGCCGTGCACGAGCGCGCCAAGCAGGCCGATATCGTCATCACCACCGCGCTGATTCCCGGGCGCAAGGCGCCGACCCTGCTCAGCGCAGAGACCGTGGCGCAAATGAAACCCGGCTCGGTGGTCATCGACCTCGCGGCGGCCCAGGGCGGCAACTGCCCGCTGACCGTCGCTGACCAGGTGGTGCAAGCGAACGGCGTGATCATCGTCGGCCCGACCAACCTGCCGGCCCAGGTCGGCGCCGACGCTTCGGCGCTGTATGCCCGCAACCTGCTGGACTTCATGAAGCTGCTGTTCGATAAGGACGGCAACCTGGTCATCAACCTCGAAGACGACATCGTCGCCGCGTGCCTGATGTGCCGCGACGGCCAGGTCGTGCGCAAGAACGGCTGA